A DNA window from Spirochaeta cellobiosiphila DSM 17781 contains the following coding sequences:
- a CDS encoding P-loop NTPase: MATKEDVLQALSVIIDPDLNKDIVSLGFVKELVIDKDIVSFSVNLTTPACPMKNHFKQQAEELVLALDGVSKVHVNMTAQGSVNGGKLEGLAKVNAIIAIASAKGGVGKSTISATIASELADQGFKVGLLDVDLYGPSLPTLFNIHNPQIYQREKWIMPIEKDGMKFLSFGFLFGDSPAIMRGPMVSGYLQQILTQVDWGELDYLLIDMPPGTGDIQLTLSQTLQLDGAVIVTTRANLSLVDVTKGILMFEKVGVPMLGAVENMSYFICDNCDKKHYLFGNSRVNLTERFGLPLLAEIPIENSRGGSFDNYDTNETNQDLVETMIRELGKRRYEKIIPPTVEFSEAEVTLKWEDGRIWNIPNKILRDSCGCALCVDEYSGQKIIDINSIPDSIHGKSSVPLGNYAVSITWSDGHSSSIYPYSKLEEIFNNLKN, translated from the coding sequence ATGGCAACTAAAGAAGATGTCTTACAAGCCTTATCTGTGATTATCGATCCCGATTTAAATAAAGATATTGTATCTCTTGGTTTCGTAAAAGAACTTGTGATCGATAAAGATATAGTTAGCTTTTCTGTAAATCTAACTACACCAGCTTGTCCCATGAAAAATCATTTTAAACAACAGGCAGAAGAGCTTGTTCTTGCTTTAGATGGAGTTAGTAAAGTACATGTTAACATGACAGCCCAAGGTTCCGTAAATGGTGGTAAATTAGAAGGGTTAGCCAAAGTAAATGCTATTATAGCTATTGCTTCTGCAAAAGGGGGCGTTGGGAAGTCTACTATTTCAGCTACTATTGCCAGTGAATTAGCTGATCAAGGATTCAAAGTGGGACTATTGGATGTCGATTTGTATGGTCCAAGTTTACCAACTTTATTTAATATCCATAATCCACAAATATACCAAAGAGAGAAATGGATTATGCCTATTGAAAAGGATGGCATGAAGTTTCTATCCTTTGGTTTTTTATTCGGTGATTCCCCTGCTATTATGAGAGGGCCCATGGTCTCTGGATATCTACAACAAATTTTGACACAAGTTGACTGGGGTGAATTAGATTACCTACTAATTGATATGCCTCCTGGTACTGGTGATATACAACTAACATTAAGTCAGACTTTGCAATTGGATGGTGCTGTTATTGTAACGACTCGTGCCAATCTGTCATTAGTTGATGTAACAAAAGGTATTCTTATGTTTGAGAAGGTAGGAGTTCCCATGTTAGGGGCTGTAGAAAATATGTCCTACTTTATTTGTGACAATTGTGATAAAAAGCATTATCTATTTGGCAACTCCAGGGTTAATCTCACAGAACGATTTGGTTTACCTTTATTGGCCGAAATCCCAATTGAGAACTCCAGAGGTGGGAGCTTTGACAATTATGATACGAATGAAACTAATCAAGATTTAGTTGAAACAATGATTCGTGAATTAGGTAAGAGAAGATATGAAAAAATCATACCTCCCACAGTCGAATTTTCTGAAGCGGAAGTTACTCTTAAATGGGAAGATGGTAGAATTTGGAATATACCTAACAAGATATTACGTGATTCCTGCGGTTGTGCTCTGTGTGTTGATGAGTACTCTGGGCAAAAGATCATTGATATAAACAGTATTCCTGACAGTATACACGGAAAATCATCAGTTCCATTGGGTAATTATGCCGTATCTATTACCTGGAGTGATGGCCACTCATCCAGTATCTATCCTTATTCAAAGTTAGAAGAGATATTCAATAATCTTAAAAACTGA
- a CDS encoding thioredoxin family protein — MKTLNTLEDLNTIIQKSTFLFLYISNEDCGVCKTLKPKIINMLQKYENIDIYYVDTDIAPEIAAQLSVFTIPGMLFYIDQKEMIREARYVSIEELDSRINRLYSLRSEARPHTPFL; from the coding sequence ATGAAAACACTAAATACGTTAGAAGATCTTAATACAATAATACAAAAGAGTACATTCTTATTTCTTTATATATCCAATGAAGATTGTGGAGTGTGTAAAACTCTGAAACCCAAAATTATCAACATGCTTCAAAAATATGAAAATATTGATATTTATTATGTGGACACAGATATTGCACCTGAAATAGCCGCACAATTATCCGTATTTACCATCCCGGGAATGCTTTTCTATATAGATCAAAAAGAGATGATCAGAGAAGCTCGTTATGTATCAATCGAGGAACTTGATAGCCGTATCAATCGGCTATACTCTCTTCGATCGGAAGCAAGGCCTCATACCCCTTTTTTATGA
- a CDS encoding lysophospholipid acyltransferase family protein, translating to MTKIGIFFRQTAIFTLLSHSWFLFIPSFFLKKMGYQRKAEERACLLAKKYASMMVKLGGGNVLVEGLDNIPNDRNICIVSNHEALADILTLLAIIPFPIGFIAKKELLKIPFLNIWMKQIGCFFIDRKSLRSGMDAILGGVRSIKNEHPMVIFPEGTRSRGKGIKDFKQGSLKLATKAEAVILPISLVGTYKFFEELGHVQGCKIKVRIHQPIETKSLDSEQLKTLASEVGAIIKKGYEALLPIEESIAD from the coding sequence ATGACAAAAATAGGAATCTTTTTTAGACAAACAGCTATATTTACATTATTGAGTCATTCTTGGTTTTTGTTTATCCCATCCTTTTTTCTTAAAAAGATGGGATACCAAAGAAAAGCAGAAGAAAGAGCCTGTCTGTTGGCAAAAAAGTATGCCAGTATGATGGTGAAACTTGGTGGTGGTAATGTTTTAGTAGAAGGTTTAGATAATATTCCCAATGATAGAAATATCTGTATAGTATCTAATCATGAAGCATTAGCTGATATCTTAACCTTGTTAGCAATAATTCCTTTTCCTATAGGGTTTATTGCAAAAAAGGAATTACTTAAAATTCCCTTTCTAAATATATGGATGAAGCAGATTGGTTGTTTTTTTATCGATAGAAAATCACTGCGTAGTGGAATGGACGCCATTCTTGGTGGGGTTCGATCTATAAAAAATGAACATCCTATGGTGATTTTTCCTGAAGGAACTCGTAGTCGTGGAAAAGGTATAAAAGATTTTAAACAGGGGAGTCTAAAACTTGCTACTAAAGCTGAGGCTGTCATATTACCTATCTCTCTGGTTGGAACATACAAGTTCTTTGAAGAACTGGGGCATGTTCAAGGTTGTAAGATTAAAGTTAGGATACATCAACCCATTGAAACCAAGTCTCTTGATTCTGAACAATTGAAAACTTTAGCTTCTGAAGTTGGGGCTATCATAAAAAAGGGGTATGAGGCCTTGCTTCCGATCGAAGAGAGTATAGCCGATTGA